A genome region from Phalacrocorax carbo chromosome 27, bPhaCar2.1, whole genome shotgun sequence includes the following:
- the LOC135317761 gene encoding uncharacterized protein LOC135317761, whose translation PQEPPPPAPPPPAPCTPSTPGTPRPRPPAPPAPCTPAPQEPPAPGTPTHGPLHPQHPRNPPPPAPCTPGTLHPQHPGTPPPPAPHPRRPAPPAPQEPPAPGTPTPGPLHPGPPAPPTPGPRNPRHPHPRPPAPPAPQEPPTPGPLHPRHPGTPHPRPPAPPAPQEPPTPGPQEPPAPHPRPPAPPAPGTPGPRNPRNPPPPAPRTPSTDPMLPHCPPRPP comes from the exons ccccaggaacccccgcccccggcacccccacccccggccccctgcacccccagcaccccaggaaccccccgcccccggccccctgcacccccggcaccctgcaccccagcaccccaggaaccccccgcccccggcacccccacccacggccccctgcacccccagcaccccaggaaccccccgcccccggccccctgcacccccggcaccctgcacccccagcacccaggaacccccccgcccccggcaccccacCCCCGGcgccctgcacccccagcaccccaggaaccccccgcccccggcacccccacccctggccccctgcaccccggccccccggcaccccccacccccggccccaggaacccccggcacccccacccccggccccctgcacccccagcaccccaggagccccccacccccggccccctgcacccccggcacccaggaaccccccacccccggccccctgcacccccagcaccccaggagccccccacccccggcccccaggaacccccggccccccatccccggccccctgcacccccggcccccggcacccccggccccaGGAACCCCAggaaccccccacccccggcccccagAACCCCCAGCACCG accccatgctcccccactgcccccccaggcccccatag
- the EIF4B gene encoding eukaryotic translation initiation factor 4B, which translates to MAASAKKKNKKGKTLTLTDFLAEDGGGGGGPTYIPKPVSWADETDDLEGDVSTTWHSNDDDVYRAPPIDRSILPTAPRAAREPNIDRSRLPKSPPYTAFLGNLPYDVTEESIKDFFRGLNISAVRLPREPTNPERLKGFGYAEFEDIDSLFQALSLNEESLGNRRIRVDVADQAQDKDRDDRCFGRDRDRFRDSERFESDWRARPAAADSFDDYPPRRGDDSFGDRYRDRYDDRYRDGPRRDMDRGFGGRDRYDDRSRDYDRGYDSRIGSGRRAFGSGYRRDDDYRGCGDRYEDRYDRRDDRMDRWNSRDDYGRDDFRREDRGPTQRPKLNLKPRSAPKEEEASVAPAPQSSRAASIFGGAKPVDTAAREREVEERLQKEQEKLQRQLEDDKRIERRPRERHPSWRSEENQERSRTGSESSQTGNSGPPGTSVGTGPTGRTTRRRESEKSLENEPLAKEDDAPSPTSKPKEEKQPLKVMPAPPPKENAWVKRSSNPPARSQSSDSEQHSPTSGGQTAPSPPSDDGAPPKNAHRRGDENKPDGGRESASKVRSGSSSRGPGDSDRKESRKEHDSRPAPEPKKLDENPPSFSHASKYAALSVDGEDDDGDDEECAE; encoded by the exons CGAAGAAGAAGAACAAGAAGGGCAAGACCCTCACCCTGACGGACTTTCTGGCAGaggacggcggcggcggcggcggcccgacCTACATCCCCAAACCCGTCAGCTGGGCCGACGAGACAGACGACCTGGAAGGAGACG TTTCTACCACTTGGCACAGTAACGATGACGACGTGTACCGGGCCCCTCCGATCGACCGCTCCATCCTGCCCACCGCCCCGCGGGCTGCTCGGGAACCCAACATCGACAGAAGCCGCCTCCCGAAATCCCCCCCTTACACGGCGTTTTTGGGAAACCTGCCCTACGACGTGACGGAAGAATCCATCAAGGACTTCTTCAGAGGACTCAAC ATAAGTGCTGTGCGTTTGCCGCGGGAGCCTACCAACCCGGAGAGGTTGAAAGGTTTTGGTTATGCCGAGTTTGAAGACATAGACTCCTTGTTCCAGGCTCTGAGCCTCAATGAAGAG TCCCTGGGGAACAGAAGAATACGAGTGGATGTTGCTGATCAAGCTCAGGATAAAG ATCGGGACGATCGCTGCTTCGGCAGAGACCGGGATCGCTTCCGCGACTCGGAGAGGTTCGAGAGCGACTGGAGGGCCCGTCCTGCCGCCGCCGATAGCTTCGATGATtacccgccccgccggggcgaCGACAGCTTCGGAGACA GGTACCGGGATCGCTACGACGATCGGTATCGCGACGGGCCGCGGAGGGACATGGACCGCGGCTTTGGGGGCAGGGACCGCTACGACGACCGCAGCAGAGACTACGACCGAG GCTACGATTCCAGGATAGGCAGCGGCAGGAGGGCCTTCGGCAGCGGCTACCGCCGGGACGACGACTACCGAGGGTGCGGTGACCGCTACGAAGACCGCTATGACCGGCGGGATGACCGGATGGACAGGTGGAACTCCCGGGATGATTACGGCCGGGATGATTTCCGCCGCGAGGACAGAG GTCCCACCCAGAGGCCGAAGCTCAACCTGAAGCCCCGGAGCGCGcccaaggaggaggaggcgtCGGTGGCCCCCGCGCCCCAGTCCAGCCGCGCCGCCTCCATCTTCGGGGGGGCCAAACCGGTGGATACGGCCGCGCGGGAGCGGGAGGTGGAAGAGCGGCTACAGAAGGAGCAGGAGAAGCTGCAACGCCAGCTGGAGGACGATAAGAGGATAGAAAGACGACCCCGAGAGAg GCATCCCAGCTGGCGCAGCGAAGAGAACCAGGAGCGATCGCGGACGGGGAGCGAGTCCTCGCAAACCGGCAACTCGGGGCCCCCCGGCACCTCTGTGGGAACCGGCCCGACGGGCAGGA CCACGCGGAGGAGGGAGAGCGAGAAGTCTCTGGAGAACGAGCCGTTGGCCAAAGAGGACGATGCTCCTTCTCCCACCTCCAAGCccaaggaggagaagcagcccCTGAAGGTGATGCCTGCGCCGCCCCCCAAGGAGAACGCCTGGGTGAAGCGGAGCAGCAACCCTCCCGCCCGCTCCCAGAGCTCCGATTCGGAGCAGCACTCGCCGACGag CGGCGGCCAGACGGCGCCAAGCCCGCCCTCGGACGACGGGGCGCCCCCGAAGAACGCCCACCGGAGAG gagaCGAGAACAAACCCGACGGAGGCCGGGAGAGCGCTTCCAAGGTCCGGAGCGGGAGCTCCAGCCGCGGCCCGGGGGACTCCGATAG GAAAGAGAGCAGAAAGGAGCACGACTCGCGACCTGCGCCTGAGCCAAAGAAACTCGACGAGAACCCGCCCTCC TTCAGCCACGCCAGCAAATACGCCGCGCTCTCCGTGGACGGCGAAGATGATGATGGCGACGACGAAGAATGCGCCGAATAG